The DNA sequence CCACAGGAAGGGGAACTAGAGGGCTGATGTAGTCATTGAAGTTCAACCCGAGCACGGTGAGGAGTGCTTGAAGCATGCGGGCAATGCGCCTGATTTTTATCTCTTGGCGCATTTCATCTTCTATTAATTGGCGTACAAGCCGATTAAGATCGACTCTTATTTGTAGACAGTCTTGGCAGGGGACTCTCCTTGGCGGATTTTTTTTGCAACTATTTTTTTGCTGATGAGTGAGATGATGATGAAGTGAAATTTTTTTCCTTGCTTGAGATTGAATTTATAGGCACAGATAGGAGAAAGTTGCTAGCTTTTTCAAGTGACTATTCATGTTTCCTGACTAGTTGAAATATTGGCAACCGAACAATTGCTTCGTTTCGTCCAAGATTGGTTACAAGCATGTTGTAAGCTTTTAATAAACAAGCTCTTGTATTATGAACTACAACTCAATTGACGCATTTATTATACACTAAACAAAAGTTTAGATACATTACAatctaataattattttttttgaattttaaaataatattataacAGAAAACATGacatttgtttacccgaaaatggatagagttaaatttgtacgcagttctaaggatacgtggtgcAACGTAATACAAATCGCAAGGATAAATGGAAATATCAAGTATGGATtgcgaaaaatacaaaaatagacAAGATTGTAAAAAAGATgaattttaggactaaacaagtggGATCAAATTAAGAAacttgaaagaacaactcttcactataggagaatatggtgcttggaTTACAATGTTAGCAAAAATTTCTGTCTACAGAAATGATAatcatcccctttatagtagagggatcttactttagatataaaaaAAATGCGTAGTGGGAGACCCGTGATAAATCAGCTTTCCCACAATTTCTgacaagattctctcctctagtgggattgcaacggctcttgtctatgagctcgatattgactcgagtttttcagtcttgactcgagctctcgatcatggcttaagctcgattctgactcggacccttgaattgattcggggacaatgttggtcggtctctggatcataagctcgacaactttactttgcatcatagttcgatttggatttgaGCTTGATaataatatcgagctcgacattgatcggccccGCGGACTCGAAGCTTGTttataccatcttcggaacccatctcgaagtcttacttcgatcgattatgtttcgaactcgatcaatcgtacgaaggccgaaatctatttcgaccatatacagatagtcccctcatttctcaggaagaatgtggtgagaaacgatatgattttttcaacggctcgatcggataaTAAGCTGACGTTTACATTGGGCTCGACCATGACGCACGTGACAGCTGTTCCGTCattttagtctttcaaggtatttaatgcatgtcagacggacactgaaccgccattgcttaaacctataaataacccttcctttagtcatttatcacttttacatcttcaacctTCCAAATTTTCCAATTTCTCTTTTGTATTCTCTGAGTTTACACGCAAATATGTGATTCCTCTTTGCAAAAGTTTTCTTCCaaattaccaaatctttgtcaccttctttaaatccaaaatagTGAAGACATCCAAAAtcgtcccccaaaaagaaaaagcttcttcttcccaatctgccgccgataaaacaccggtggatcctcgtcctgaggagtgcgttccggcgGCGTGTATTCTTACCTTCGATTTCAAACTTGATAAAGGTTCGCCGGTTCCTGGCTGATGTGAACCCGTATCGAGATATACTTGTTCGATAACCCGGGAGCACATAGAGCGAATAAAAAGagattgtaactgggagaacaaagaggtggtagtgccgtctcctgaagaggatattactactcacgtgagagggtttttaagcgtgtatacttacccttttacgttaggccccctcgaccctgttatcatagatttttatCGTAAATACTTAATAACCCTAGGTCAGATatatccttccttttggcggatcgttattttgatccgatattttgtaagtaaaatcaaggggatgcctttcaccctcgattatcttgtccgattataccgtcctcgcctttttcgaggagggttaataaaactccaacgtcgagctaccaaggctttgttctcgagtatagatgaggataaggatcgaggctggatgggtcgtttcgttcgagtgaggacttcggacctgatcccgaccgaaaagatgccttttcccgaggagtggaacatgaagcgtaagtgtaattctgttgttatctcctattattttgttctttcatttcttttctcaccaatattccccttttgtgatgcagcaattccctggatgcccggcgcagtgcccgatctcaagaactgggtacctgatctggtttcgacctcctcatatgccgagcgctcatggcgcgacttgtcaaagggccgataggaggccaaaaatcacggtgaaCACCTCTCTCGTATCTTTTGGTAATTCGAATAAGATGCTTTTCACATACTTCAATAAACTTTTCCGTATGCAAGTGTAGGCaaggatgcggttttgaggccctcgtctgtcgaggaagaggcttcggcctccgtcccaaagccggtgaacgaaaataagaggaaaagagcccaTGTCCTCGAAGAtaaaaaaccgaagaagaggacggcttgtaagccgaacaagaataccattcctttgaccgtagaatcagttttGCGTCTGAGGGATGGAGAAGAGGAAGAAAAAGAGAATGATGGGTATGCTCTGGTGGCCCGAACAAAGAAAACCACCGACGctccacaggcagctggatcgatggtggttcataaggctccgcctcgaactgaggatatatcggagagagACTCGGGTAGAGTCCCCAAGTTGCTGGAGATCGAAGATGTTTCCCATCGAAGCCgacggatgggggatatgtctgaaggggctcttCCCGAATtttttcgaaccgaagagaatgccccaGATAACTCATTGGGGGTAGTAGCAATCGAAGgctcgcccaccttccctgccTTTTCCGCAAGGGCGATTTGGGAAACCCAAGCTTTGGGGTCTCTCGAATTAGATAGGCCttatgatggagaggatccttttcgtgacaTGTTCATCGGCGTCGAAGACACTGCCGGTGCAAGTGacgcatcagatctttttcacgaaGTGCAGCAGGCGTTGAATCAGGTAGGCCTTAAATCATATGGCGTTACCTTTaagtttgtttttcttttctgacTTCGTTTCTTCTTTATTTGCAGGTcacggcagttcatcgagaatcatgttcTCAGCCCCGAACCGAGCTacgtcgatacgaggccgagtTTCAACgagttacggaggagaggaactccttaAAGCTCCTTTTGGgccaaaggggagaggaaataaaagacctccaagTTGAGTTGGCcagggctcaccaagatcagatcaATCTATCCGAGCAGGTAATAatgcttttaaaagcctatgggcttgataccggaatgatggctaatctttcggtctcacagctgcagcaaaaaattgagatcATCAGAAAACTCCGTGAAGAAGTTGATGTGATAAGagcggagtctttgaagtggaaagaaggaatggaccACTTTGCTATAGataaagaaactgctcgagcccaattgtcatcggccgaaaaccaacttcgaAAAATAAAGGAGAAAAGCTGGGTCCAAGCAAGaggaatagaggagctcgaggctcggttgtcctctgtacttgccaaggctgaatctgacgccgaaaaggcaaaggccgatgcggatgcactc is a window from the Nicotiana tomentosiformis chromosome 10, ASM39032v3, whole genome shotgun sequence genome containing:
- the LOC138900041 gene encoding uncharacterized protein, translated to MVLGLQCKDAVLRPSSVEEEASASVPKPVNENKRKRAHVLEDKKPKKRTACKPNKNTIPLTVESVLRLRDGEEEEKENDGYALVARTKKTTDAPQAAGSMVVHKAPPRTEDISERDSGRVPKLLEIEDVSHRSRRMGDMSEGALPEFFRTEENAPDNSLGVVAIEGSPTFPAFSARAIWETQALGSLELDRPYDGEDPFRDMFIGVEDTAGASDASDLFHEVQQALNQVTAVHRESCSQPRTELRRYEAEFQRVTEERNSLKLLLGQRGEEIKDLQVELARAHQDQINLSEQVIMLLKAYGLDTGMMANLSVSQLQQKIEIIRKLREEVDVIRAESLKWKEGMDHFAIDKETARAQLSSAENQLRKIKEKSWVQARGIEELEARLSSVLAKAESDAEKAKADADALVAVYRADAEAAQV